The genomic stretch GTGATGTTTGTGGGGGACTTATTTCAATTGCCACCAGTTGTATCCCAGGCAGATATGCAGGTGTTATCTGAGCGAGGCTATGAGGGCCCTTATTTCTTCTGTGCGATGGCCTTGCATCGTAAAGACGTGACTATGGTGGAGTTGTCTAAGATCTTCCGTCAGAAGGATGCACACTTTGCAGGACTTCTCAATCAGATCCGTATTAATCAAGATATTGGTGAGGCGCTCAATATTTTGAATGAGCAGTGCTTTGAAAATGCACCAGAAGTGGATGATCAAACAATTACGCTGACTACAACCAATGCCCGTGCCGATCAAATTAATAATGCAGGCCTGCGTGCATTAACTACAGACGCCAAAGTCTACACCGGTAATAGTACCGGCAAGTTTAATGTTGACGATCGTAATTTGCCTTCACCCAATCATCTGACTTTGAAGGTGGGTGCCAAGGTCATGTTTACCGCGACTGATAGCAACTTTCCTAAGCGTTGGGTTAACGGTACTATTGGCGTGGTCCGCGAATTGTTGCCCAATAGTGTGAAAGTGATGGTGCAAAACGGCCCTTACTCCAATACGGTTGAAGTAAAAGGCCATCAGTGGGAATCTTATCGCTATGACCATGACATGATGTCTGGAAAGATTTCACCTAACATCATTGGCACCTTTGTGCAGATTCCATTAATGCTAGCCTGGGCTGTCACTATCCATAAGAGCCAGGGCAAGACGCTCGATAAGATCAAAGTAGATCTCTCATCGGGAGCATTTGCATCAGGGCAAGTCTATGTAGCCCTGAGTCGCTGCACCTCAATTGAAGGGATCACCCTAGAGCGACCAATACAGCCCAAAGACGTGAGCTGTGACCAAGAGGTGAAGCGTTTCTACCTCAACTGTTTGCCTGGTTAATCTTTATCAAGCCTTGACTTTGCAATAAAATAGTTATAACATTGTTATTACTATGAAAAAACAGTTGCATCTTCAAATCCGTCAAATAGGTAACTCTCGTGGAGTGGTTATTCCTAAGGCTATCCTTGAGCAGATAGGATTTGATGATCAGGCTGACTTGGTGATTGAGGGTGACAGGCTCGTATTGAGTAAACCCAAAAAAAATCCCCGTGAAGGTTGGGCTGAGGATTCAAGAGCAATTGCCGAGGCTGGTGAGGACGAATTAGTGTTGGGCGACTTTATGAATGAAGCTGATGAGGATTGGGTTTGGTAAAAAGTATCGTTTCACGCGGAGATATTTGGTTAATTAATCTAGATCCAACTATGGGAAGTGAGATTAAAAAGACTCGACCATGCGTTGTTGTATCTCCGCAAGAGATGCATGACTTTTTGCGAACCGTGATTATTGCGCCAATGACCACAAAAGGAAGATTAGCATCCTATCGCGTGCCGATTACACACGATGGTAAAAAAGGTTTAGTCCTCTTGGATCAGATTCGCACAATAGATAAGGCCCGCCTAGTCAAAAGATTAGGCGCAGTCAGCAATAAAACATTGGGAGCTAGTCTCGATATATTGCAGGCAACTTTTACGCCGTAGTTGGAAATCTAGAATCCCGCTGCCAATCCATCTCGGCGATGATCGCTACCAGCAATATAGGCATCCTTAGTTTCTTCACCGAGCAGTGCAATTGCTTGGGCGCTACCAAAATCTAAGCTATTTGCCGGCATCACGGTCACTTCATGCCCCAGCGCTTTCAAGCCTTCAACTACAGCCGTGGGCATAGAAGCTTCTACCGTCAGTTTGCCAAGATCATCAATTCTCCAGCGGGGCGCATCAGAGCAAGCTTGGGGATTGAGATACTCATCAACAAATCGCATGACAAACTGAATATGTCCTTGTGGCTGCATATTGCCACCCATCACACCAAACGCCATAGTAGGTTGATTACCCTTTGTTAAGAATGCAGGAATGATGGAGTGAAAAGGGCGCTTACCTGGCGCTACTTGATTGGGGTGACCATCAGTCAGGCTAAAGCTCATGCCGCGGTTATGGAATGCAATACCGCCGGGAGCAACCACTCCAGAACCGAAGCCCTTAAAGTTCGACTGAATATAAGAAATCATCATGCCAGATTCATCTGCAGCACAGAGGTAAACAGTCCCGCCAGCATGAGGATCCCCTGCACCATAACTGCCTGCTTGATTGTGATTAATGAGTGCAGCACGGCTAGCCAAATAATGCCTATCTAATAGGGCGCTAGCTGGCACCTTCATCGAGCTGGCATCGGATACGTGGGCATAGGCATCGGCAAAAGCAATGCGCATTGCTTCTACTTGAAGATGAATGCGTTGCGCAGAATTGGCAGGATATTGTTTGACATTAGCAGCCTGCAAAATACCCAGCGCCATTTGTGCAGCGATGCCCGAGCCATTGGGTGGAATTTCATGGAGGGTGTATTCACCATAATCAAAGGCTAAAGGTTCTACCCATTCAGTTTGATTATTTGCAAAGTCGGTCATAGTGAAGCAACCGCCAGTACTTTGTGCGAAGTCAACCATGCTTTGCGCTAACTTGCCGGTATAAAAAGATTCACCTTCTGTCTCGGCGATCTCACGAAGTGTTTTTGCTTGAGCCGGGTAGCGCCATATTTGGCCAGCAACCGGGGCTTTGCCATCGATCAAAAAAGATTCACTAAAGCCTGGTTGATTCTTTAGGATCGGAACTGCTTCGCGCCATTGCCGAGCAATTACCGGTGAAACTGGAAAACCGTTCTCTGCATAATCAATTGCGCGCTTAAAGAGTTGCGCAAAAGGCAGCTTGCCAAATTTACGAGATAACTCAATCCATCCTGAAACCATACCTGGTACGGTTACGGTATTCCAGCCAATCAAATCCATGGCAGATTTGCCTGAAAAATAGTCTGGCGTCCATGCTCCGGGTGCGCGACCAGAGGCATTCATGCCATGGAGTTTTTTGCCATCCCAAATTAAGGCGAAGCCATCTCCACCGAGACCATTCATGGTGGGCTCAACTACGGTGAGTGTGATTGCAGTTGCTAAAGCCGCATCAACTGCATTGCCACCATGCTGCAGAGCTTCAATACCAGCTTGGGTTGCTAAAGGCTGTGAGCTAGCCACAGCATTCTTAGCTAGCACTGGGGCGCGTGCCCCACTATAAGGAGGAGAAATCAACATAATTTGAAATTTTCTTAATTAAAGATGTGATACAAAATCGGAATAGCAACCGCACTAATTACGCCGTTCATGCCCATGGCGAGGCTGGCATAAGTGCCTGCCTCAGGATGAATACTAAATGCTCTCGAGGTACCAATGCCGTGAGCGCCAATACCAATCGCAAAGCCACGCTGCCACCATGCTTTCATCCCCAATGCATTCAGAATAAAGGGCGCCAAAATAGCCCCCAGAATTCCGGTGGTGACGGCAAAGATAGCAGTCAAAGTTGGGGATACGCTAATACGTTCAGCGATGCCCATGGCAATTGGCGCGGTTACCGACTTGGGGTACATAGCACCAGTGATGCTGGAGTCTGCTCCAAATAGTTTGGCGATATTGACGGCGCTAATGATGGATACCAGGCCACCTACAACTAGAGATGCCAGCAAGGGAAATGATCTACCTTTAAGACTACTAAGTCCTCTATATATTGGTATTGCCAGTGACACCGTGGCTGAGCCCAATAAGAAGTGAATAAATTGCGCACCTTCAAAGTAGGTTGCATAGGGCATCTCAATCAATTGAATCATGCTAGCCACCAAGATGATGGCAATAGCTACTGGGTTTGCCAGAGGATTCTGTTTAGTCGTTTTATAGATTAAGAGACCAATTTGATAGGCTGCTAGGGTAATAAAGAGGGCAAATAAAGGGCTAGCGGAGAGGTAAACCCAAATCTCTACGATGGAGTGCTTTTCACTCATGATTCAGTGCTTTGGTGTTTTGCACTTAAAAAGCGGACAACGATTGCCGTTGTGGCGATTGTCAAGATAACGCTACCCACTAACGCACTCACGATGGCCAGTGCATTGGCTTTAAGTTGGGGTAAAAATAGCACCACCCCTACTGCTGCCGGCACGAATAAGAGGCCAAGGTATTGGCTAAAGCCATCTGCCACCATGGCTAAATCTTGATTTATGCCTTTGCGAAGTACCAGCCAAATAATCAGAAGGACTAGGCCAATCACGGGGCCTGGAAGAGTGGGGAGGGCAAATTTGGAAACCAGCTCACCCAGGCTTTGAAATAGAAGAATTTGAACGAGGCCGGAGATCATATGTCGATCTTACTGCCCAGCAATATATGTTGCAAAGCAATAAGTTATTTCTTCGTTAAGATAATCACAACAAAAAAGCAGGGTCTTTATCTGTTGGTGAAGGCTTGAATATAAAAACACTGAGGAGAACGCACATGGCTGACTTAAACGTCAACGGTAAAAAGTACAAGGTAGCTGTTGATCCTGATACCCCTTTGTTATGGGCGATCCGAGATCATGTTGGCTTAACTGGTACCAAATATGGTTGCGGTGTAGGTCAGTGCGGGGCTTGCACTGTGTTGTTTGATGGCCAAGCAATTCGTAGTTGCATGGTTCCAGTTAGTGCGGCTGAGGGTAAAAAAATCGAAACTATCGAAAGCCTGGAAAAAAATGGCCAGCTCTCAAAAGTACAAAAAGCTTGGGTCGACAATCAAGTGCCTCAATGTGGTTACTGTCAGTCTGGCATGGTGATGGCAACTACTGCTTTGTTACGGAAGACCCCGAAGCCGACTGATGCGCAGATAGATGCTGCAGTCACCAATATCTGCCGTTGCGGAACCTTTCAACAAGTGCGTGATGCTATTCATGCTGTGAGCAAGGCATAAGGAACGATCATGAGCAAAATTATTAACACAGCAATTACAAATACTTCACGCCGTCACTTTATTGTTGGCTCAAGCGCTATTGCAACTGGCCTGGCCATTGGCTTTGACTTCTCCTTCATCTCCAGTGCTAACGCTGCCATGGGAACGGGAACAACTTCTATGACCCCGCTTGCAACACCAGAGATTGGTGTTTGGGTGGTAATTAAGCCAAATGATGACATTGTTGTTCGTATCGTGCGCTCTGAGATGGGGCAAGGCACTATTACTGGTTTAGCACAGATGGTTGCAGAAGAATTGCAATGTGACTGGAAAAAAGTTTCTTATGAATACCCATCACCTAGCGAAAACCTCAAGCGTAATAAAGTATGGGGCAGCTACTCTACTGGTGGTAGTCGCGGTATTCGTACTTCTGAGCAGTATGTTCGTAAGGGTGGTGCAGCTGCTCGCATCATGCTCGTTCAAGCCGCGGCAAACCAATGGAATGTTCCCGCATCTGAGTGCGTTGCGAAAGACAGCGTGATTACACACACTCCATCTGGTCGCAAAACTACCTTTGGAAAAGTATCTATTGCTGCATCCCAATTAGACGTGCCAAAAGAGATCGCGCTTAAAGATCCAAAAGATTGGACTGTGATTGGTAAGTCAGTCAACCGAATTGATGGAACGGCTGATAAGGTCACTGGTAAGCAGGTCTATGCTATTGACCTGAAGTTGCCTGGGATGTTGGTTGCTACTATCAAAGAGTCTCCTGTATTTGGCGGCAAGGTTAAAAGCTACGATGCCACTAAAGCCTCCAGCATGAAGGGGGTAAAGAAAGTGGTTCAAATAGGCGACACCGCTATTGCAGTGATTGCAGAAACTTTTTGGCAGGCTAAAACTGGTTTGGATGCTGTCAACATCACTTGGGACAACGGCGCTAATGGCGATGTTTCTAGTGCTTCCATTAAGAAGATGCTGGAAGAGGGTCTGACTGCGAACGACACCTTCATTGGTAACTCTAATGGTGATGCTAAAGAAGCAATTAGTAATGCTGCCAAAACAATTGAGGCAACTTACTTTTATCCATTCTTAAACCATGCCACCCTAGAGCCGCAAACGGCCACTGCCAAGTGGACACCAGATTCTTGCGAAGCCTGGGTTCCTACTCAGGATGGTGAAGCTACTCTTGCAGCTGTGATTGCGGCATCTGGCTTGCCGGCAGAAAAATGTAATGCTTATAAGGTAAATCTGGGCGGTGGATTTGGTCGCCGTGGAGCCTTTCAGGACTACACAACCCAAGCCGTCAATATTGCTAAGCAAATGCCAGGTACACCAATCAAGTTGATTTGGACTCGTGAGGAAGATATGACGCAGGGCCGTTATCACCCAGTCATGATGTGCAAAATGACTGCTGGACTAGATGACAAGAAAAATATCACTGGCCTTAATATCCGATTATCTGGCCAATCTATTTTGGCAGCCGTACGTCCTGCAGTGGTTGCTGCCAATAAAGGCAAAGATCCTGTTGTCTTTCAAGGCTTAGATGCTGCAGGTGAACATGGCATTACGTATAGCTTCCAAAATTTAATGGTTGATCATGCAATGCGCAACAACCATGTGCCACCAGGTTTCTGGCGCGGGGTGAACGTCAATCAAAATGCCATATTCCTCGAAACCTTTATGGATGAGATGGCTGAAGCAGCAGGTATGGATGCAGTGGAGTTCCGTCGTAAGCATATGGAAAAATATCCGCGTGCTGTAGCCGTTCTCAATGCAGTTGCTGATGGTATTGGCTGGACTAAGCCTGCAAAACCAGGTGTTTTCCGTGGTCTCGCACAGATGCGTTCATTCGGTAGTTATGTTGCTGCTGCTTGCGAGCTTTCCGTGACCAATGGCAATGAGGTAAAAATTCATCGCATTGTGGCTGCAACGGATCCGGGTTATGTGGTTAATCCTGCGCAAGTTGAGCGTCAAGTCTCTGGTTCTTTTGTTTACGGCTTATCTGCTCTATTCGAGGAAGAAATTACGATTGAGAAGGGCGCGGTTGTACAGAAAAACTTTGATACCTTCAACTCCATTCGTCTTTCACAGATGCCCAAGGTTGAAACCATCATTATTCAAGGTGGTGGCAAAGACTGGGGCGGTGTTGGTGAACCGACGATTGCTGTTGCAGCACCAGCAGTACTCAACGCGATCTACCGTGCGACAGGTAAGCGCCTACGCACTGTTCCATTGAAAAATAGCGGTATCAAGTTGGTTTAATCACATTAGCAATTAGGATGGGGTAATTAGCTATGAGCGAGCAGGAATGAGGCGTACGCTAGCAGCATTCTCGCTAGGGATATCAACTCTTTTCTTGCCTTGCTCAGCGCTCTCCCAAACGTGGGTGGGGGATTCGATTATGAATCCCCTTACATCTTCTCCAGGTGATGTTTCTAGGGGGCGCGCCATTGTGGCTAGCCGTCAAGTTGGCCTATGTTTGTTATGCCATAGCGGGCCCTTTCCCGAAGAGAGATTTCAGGGCAATCTTGCACCCAACTTAAGTGATAGTGTGGGGCAATTTACCCCAGCTCAATTGCGAGCTCGCTTGGTCGACCCAAGCCGTTTAAATCCAGAAAGCATCATGCCTGCGTATTACCGAACCACTGGATTGAATCGAGTGGCTCCAAAGTTTGTCGATGAAACTATTTTTACTAGTCAGCAGATAGAAGATGTTGTTGCATTCTTAATCAGCATTCAAGATCATGCTACTAGGTAATTAACTCATGAATATCAAATTAATATGATGGATCTAAAACTAAGTACAAATACTATTAAGCTGAGTCGGCGCATGTATCTATCTGCGCTTGGTCTTTTGGGTTTATCAACTTGGATAGCACCAGGCTTGACTGTCGCCAAAAAGCCAGAGGCGATGGAAGCTATTGAAAAAATTATCGGCGCAAATTCTGTACGCGATGGTCGGGTCAATCTCGTGATTCCGCCTTTAGTTGAGAGCGGCAATTTGGTGGTTATCAAGCTATCCATAGAGAGTCCTATGACAGCAAATAATTACGTGAAGGCAGTTCATGTAATCTCAGAGGCAAATCCATTCCCGAATATATTTACTGCCTATTTCACGCCTCGCTCTGGCCGCGCCGAGTTAACTACTCGAGTAAGGTTGGCTGATTCGCAAAGGGTATGGGCTATCGCGCAAATGAGTGATGGCAGTTTTTGGCGAGGATATGCTGATACCTTGGTGACACTTTCTGCTTGTACGGAGATGATATGAGCAAGGCCTCTCGTACAGGCATTACGATGCCAGCTCAGGCAAAAAAAGGCTCTATTATCGAAATTCGAGCAATCGCCCAGCATGATATGGAGACAGGCTACCGGTACTCTGAAGATGGTAAGCGAATTCCCCGCGATATCATTCGCCTCTTTACCTGCAAGTACAACGGCGAGGAAGTATTTAGAGCGGATTTTTACCCAGGCATTGGCGCAAACCCGCTCATTATTTTTACCACTATTGCAGTAGCGTCTGGAACCCTCGAGTTCAAATGGGTGGGAGATGATGGTTATGAGGCAGTCAACCAAGCACAAATTACTGTCTCGTGAATCTTTTCATTTTTTGTTGCCGAGTATTGCCAATCTTGGCCATCCTACTTGGGGTTGATTCCAGTATTGCTGAGCCTGCGAAGGATGTTCGGCAGTCAAGCTATCAGCTGATGACTCCAGAGAACAAGGCAATGCAAGATGACCCAAATCTCAACCCTGCCTTATTTTGGGTAATGGATGGCAATAGTCTTTGGAAAGAAAATACCGGTAAAAAGAATGTATCTTGTGCATCTTGTCACGGCGATAGTGGTCGTAAGATGGTTGGTGTGGCAACACAGTTTCCTAAGGTACAAAAAGGAAAATTGCAGACTTTAGAAGGGCAAATCAATCAATGTCGTACATCACGGCAGGAGGCTCCAACATTTGCTTATGAAAGCAAAGAATTGTTAGCCTTAACGACATTTGTGGCGACCCAATCCAAGGGCTTACCTATTGCCATTCAAGAAACACCACAGAATAAAAAAGATCTTCAAGAAGGTCGCCAAATCTTTAATGAAAGAATGGGTCAGCTCAA from Polynucleobacter sp. AP-Jannik-300A-C4 encodes the following:
- a CDS encoding xanthine dehydrogenase family protein molybdopterin-binding subunit; translated protein: MSKIINTAITNTSRRHFIVGSSAIATGLAIGFDFSFISSANAAMGTGTTSMTPLATPEIGVWVVIKPNDDIVVRIVRSEMGQGTITGLAQMVAEELQCDWKKVSYEYPSPSENLKRNKVWGSYSTGGSRGIRTSEQYVRKGGAAARIMLVQAAANQWNVPASECVAKDSVITHTPSGRKTTFGKVSIAASQLDVPKEIALKDPKDWTVIGKSVNRIDGTADKVTGKQVYAIDLKLPGMLVATIKESPVFGGKVKSYDATKASSMKGVKKVVQIGDTAIAVIAETFWQAKTGLDAVNITWDNGANGDVSSASIKKMLEEGLTANDTFIGNSNGDAKEAISNAAKTIEATYFYPFLNHATLEPQTATAKWTPDSCEAWVPTQDGEATLAAVIAASGLPAEKCNAYKVNLGGGFGRRGAFQDYTTQAVNIAKQMPGTPIKLIWTREEDMTQGRYHPVMMCKMTAGLDDKKNITGLNIRLSGQSILAAVRPAVVAANKGKDPVVFQGLDAAGEHGITYSFQNLMVDHAMRNNHVPPGFWRGVNVNQNAIFLETFMDEMAEAAGMDAVEFRRKHMEKYPRAVAVLNAVADGIGWTKPAKPGVFRGLAQMRSFGSYVAAACELSVTNGNEVKIHRIVAATDPGYVVNPAQVERQVSGSFVYGLSALFEEEITIEKGAVVQKNFDTFNSIRLSQMPKVETIIIQGGGKDWGGVGEPTIAVAAPAVLNAIYRATGKRLRTVPLKNSGIKLV
- a CDS encoding ATP-dependent RecD-like DNA helicase; the protein is MTNSIVDPSAIEITPEYQDVIDAIERHDPYIFVSGKAGTGKTTLIGYLRENIPGNVVVVAPTGVAALQVKGVTIHSFFRLPPRLIFPEEDIKPLKDKRLYKDIRLLIIDEISMVRADVIDAMDLFLRANGPHKSQPFGGIQVMFVGDLFQLPPVVSQADMQVLSERGYEGPYFFCAMALHRKDVTMVELSKIFRQKDAHFAGLLNQIRINQDIGEALNILNEQCFENAPEVDDQTITLTTTNARADQINNAGLRALTTDAKVYTGNSTGKFNVDDRNLPSPNHLTLKVGAKVMFTATDSNFPKRWVNGTIGVVRELLPNSVKVMVQNGPYSNTVEVKGHQWESYRYDHDMMSGKISPNIIGTFVQIPLMLAWAVTIHKSQGKTLDKIKVDLSSGAFASGQVYVALSRCTSIEGITLERPIQPKDVSCDQEVKRFYLNCLPG
- a CDS encoding LrgB family protein → MSEKHSIVEIWVYLSASPLFALFITLAAYQIGLLIYKTTKQNPLANPVAIAIILVASMIQLIEMPYATYFEGAQFIHFLLGSATVSLAIPIYRGLSSLKGRSFPLLASLVVGGLVSIISAVNIAKLFGADSSITGAMYPKSVTAPIAMGIAERISVSPTLTAIFAVTTGILGAILAPFILNALGMKAWWQRGFAIGIGAHGIGTSRAFSIHPEAGTYASLAMGMNGVISAVAIPILYHIFN
- a CDS encoding type II toxin-antitoxin system PemK/MazF family toxin — protein: MVSRGDIWLINLDPTMGSEIKKTRPCVVVSPQEMHDFLRTVIIAPMTTKGRLASYRVPITHDGKKGLVLLDQIRTIDKARLVKRLGAVSNKTLGASLDILQATFTP
- a CDS encoding gamma-glutamyltransferase family protein, encoding MLISPPYSGARAPVLAKNAVASSQPLATQAGIEALQHGGNAVDAALATAITLTVVEPTMNGLGGDGFALIWDGKKLHGMNASGRAPGAWTPDYFSGKSAMDLIGWNTVTVPGMVSGWIELSRKFGKLPFAQLFKRAIDYAENGFPVSPVIARQWREAVPILKNQPGFSESFLIDGKAPVAGQIWRYPAQAKTLREIAETEGESFYTGKLAQSMVDFAQSTGGCFTMTDFANNQTEWVEPLAFDYGEYTLHEIPPNGSGIAAQMALGILQAANVKQYPANSAQRIHLQVEAMRIAFADAYAHVSDASSMKVPASALLDRHYLASRAALINHNQAGSYGAGDPHAGGTVYLCAADESGMMISYIQSNFKGFGSGVVAPGGIAFHNRGMSFSLTDGHPNQVAPGKRPFHSIIPAFLTKGNQPTMAFGVMGGNMQPQGHIQFVMRFVDEYLNPQACSDAPRWRIDDLGKLTVEASMPTAVVEGLKALGHEVTVMPANSLDFGSAQAIALLGEETKDAYIAGSDHRRDGLAAGF
- a CDS encoding CidA/LrgA family protein, which codes for MISGLVQILLFQSLGELVSKFALPTLPGPVIGLVLLIIWLVLRKGINQDLAMVADGFSQYLGLLFVPAAVGVVLFLPQLKANALAIVSALVGSVILTIATTAIVVRFLSAKHQSTES
- the soxA gene encoding sulfur oxidation c-type cytochrome SoxA; its protein translation is MNLFIFCCRVLPILAILLGVDSSIAEPAKDVRQSSYQLMTPENKAMQDDPNLNPALFWVMDGNSLWKENTGKKNVSCASCHGDSGRKMVGVATQFPKVQKGKLQTLEGQINQCRTSRQEAPTFAYESKELLALTTFVATQSKGLPIAIQETPQNKKDLQEGRQIFNERMGQLNLSCAQCHQDRAGLKLGGSLIPQGHPTAYPIYRIEWQTMGSLQRRLRNCMSGVRAKQFEYGSKEMAQLELFLMWRARGMPLETPGVRP
- a CDS encoding thiosulfate oxidation carrier complex protein SoxZ encodes the protein MSKASRTGITMPAQAKKGSIIEIRAIAQHDMETGYRYSEDGKRIPRDIIRLFTCKYNGEEVFRADFYPGIGANPLIIFTTIAVASGTLEFKWVGDDGYEAVNQAQITVS
- the soxX gene encoding sulfur oxidation c-type cytochrome SoxX, yielding MNPLTSSPGDVSRGRAIVASRQVGLCLLCHSGPFPEERFQGNLAPNLSDSVGQFTPAQLRARLVDPSRLNPESIMPAYYRTTGLNRVAPKFVDETIFTSQQIEDVVAFLISIQDHATR
- a CDS encoding (2Fe-2S)-binding protein; amino-acid sequence: MADLNVNGKKYKVAVDPDTPLLWAIRDHVGLTGTKYGCGVGQCGACTVLFDGQAIRSCMVPVSAAEGKKIETIESLEKNGQLSKVQKAWVDNQVPQCGYCQSGMVMATTALLRKTPKPTDAQIDAAVTNICRCGTFQQVRDAIHAVSKA
- a CDS encoding SoxY-related AACIE arm protein, with protein sequence MYLSALGLLGLSTWIAPGLTVAKKPEAMEAIEKIIGANSVRDGRVNLVIPPLVESGNLVVIKLSIESPMTANNYVKAVHVISEANPFPNIFTAYFTPRSGRAELTTRVRLADSQRVWAIAQMSDGSFWRGYADTLVTLSACTEMI
- a CDS encoding AbrB/MazE/SpoVT family DNA-binding domain-containing protein, with the protein product MKKQLHLQIRQIGNSRGVVIPKAILEQIGFDDQADLVIEGDRLVLSKPKKNPREGWAEDSRAIAEAGEDELVLGDFMNEADEDWVW